The DNA sequence GAGAGTAAAAAAAGGCACCAGAATGGCAGGCCATATGGGCGATGAAACAACAACTATCCAAAGGCTGATGGTAGTGAATATTTTACCGGAACAAAATATATTGTTGCTAAGAGGTTCAGTTCCCGGTCCGAATAATGAAATTTTAATCATAAGAAAGACAACAAGAAAAGTGAAACCAAAAGTTTTCGTTGCCCAGGAAAGAGCTAAACCTAAAGGCAAAGGCAAAGCGCCTAAAGAAGCTCCAGACAAAAAGAAAAAGTAAGACATTGGTGTTAAAAAGGAATAAAATATGAATGTTACACTATACAATTCAACTGGCGAGAAATTAGAAGAGAAAGCTGTTGCTTCCGGCCTTTCAGATGTAAAAATTTCAAGTGTATTGCTTCATGAAGTTGTGATTGCGTACCTTGCAAACCAGAGAAAAGGCAATGCCTGTGCAAAAACAAAAGCGGAAGTTTCCGGCGGCGGAGCAAAGCCCTGGAACCAGAAGCATACAGGCCGCGCCAGGGCGGGTTCTAATAGATCTCCTCTTTTTCGCAAAGGCGGAGTTGTGTTTGGCCCGAAGCCCAGATCCTACAGGCAATATTTACCAAAAAAGAAATTGCAGGCAGCTCTGGGTATGGCGGTAAAATCAAAAATCGAAGGAAATGAACTTATATTATTAAAGGATTTGAAAATAGAAGATTGTAAAACGAAAAAACTTCAGCAGATTCTTCATAAATTAAACGTCAAAAAGGAAAACGTTTTGTTAGTTGTTAAAGAAGCTGAAAAAAATTTAAGGCTGGCCTCAAGGAATATTGAAAATCTCGAACTTATCCCAGTGAATTTTTTAAATGCTTATAAGGTTCTCTGGGCTAGAAAAGTGATTTTCGTTGAAGATGCATTTAATCAGTTTACTAATAAAAATTAACGGAGATAAAAATGAATGCATATGATATAATCAAAAAGCCGATAATTACCGAACGTACAACAATTTTAAGAGAAAAAGAAAATAAGTATGTTTTTTTGGTTGACAAAAAGGCTACGAAACCTCAGATAAAACAAGCAGTGAAAGAATTGTTTGATGTAGATGCAAAAAAAGTGCATACCATGATTGTTCACGGAAAAGTCCGCAGAGTAGGCAGGTATTCAGGTTACAGGCCGGATTGGAAAAAAGCGATAATAAAGCTTGCCCCGGGTCAGGAAATTAAAATAGCCGAAGAGACGAAATAAAGGAAGAAGAGATGCCAATAAAAACATACAAACCCTATACGCCAGTAAGAAGATTCATAACGACGACTACTAATTCGGACA is a window from the Elusimicrobiota bacterium genome containing:
- the rplD gene encoding 50S ribosomal protein L4 translates to MNVTLYNSTGEKLEEKAVASGLSDVKISSVLLHEVVIAYLANQRKGNACAKTKAEVSGGGAKPWNQKHTGRARAGSNRSPLFRKGGVVFGPKPRSYRQYLPKKKLQAALGMAVKSKIEGNELILLKDLKIEDCKTKKLQQILHKLNVKKENVLLVVKEAEKNLRLASRNIENLELIPVNFLNAYKVLWARKVIFVEDAFNQFTNKN
- a CDS encoding 50S ribosomal protein L23, with translation MNAYDIIKKPIITERTTILREKENKYVFLVDKKATKPQIKQAVKELFDVDAKKVHTMIVHGKVRRVGRYSGYRPDWKKAIIKLAPGQEIKIAEETK